One region of Gossypium raimondii isolate GPD5lz chromosome 6, ASM2569854v1, whole genome shotgun sequence genomic DNA includes:
- the LOC105771556 gene encoding CBL-interacting serine/threonine-protein kinase 20: MEKKGTVLMQRFELGRLLGQGTFAKVYYARNLTNGQSCAIKIIDKEKIMKGGLIDQTKREIAVMRIIKHPNVVQLYEVMASKSKIYFVMEYVRGGELFNKVAKGKLKENVARHYFQQLVAAVDFCHSRGVYHRDLKPENLLLDENENLKVSDFGLSALTESCWQDGLLHTTCGTPAYVAPEVINKKGYDGAKADIWSCGVILYVLMAGFLPFHDQNLMEMYKKICRGDFKCPQWLPPEVRKLLSRILDPNPNQRITVEKLMDNVWFKKGFKKIDTPPLSPNPKKFDLVISDVQAAFDSSSSVSSFSGWETSSEDESTTVTPNPMSPIRPSVFNAFDIISLSQGFDLSALFEQDPNQRNPSRFTTRKPANDIVSKFKQIARSESFNIQNGDGKVRLQGIKEGRKGQLGIDAEIFEITPSFHVVELNKTAGDTLEYKEFCDQELKPSLKDIVWTWQGNHQQSQQ; the protein is encoded by the coding sequence atgGAGAAGAAAGGGACTGTTTTAATGCAAAGATTCGAACTCGGGAGATTACTCGGCCAAGGGACGTTCGCTAAGGTTTATTACGCGAGGAATTTGACGAACGGACAAAGCTGCGCCATTAAAATCATTGACAAAGAGAAGATAATGAAAGGTGGTTTAATCGATCAAACGAAACGTGAAATCGCCGTCATGAGAATCATTAAACATCCAAATGTTGTTCAATTGTACGAGGTAATGGCGAGTAAATCGAAGATTTATTTCGTTATGGAATACGTCCGAGGCGGCGAGCTTTTCAATAAAGTGGCTAAAGGGAAACTTAAAGAAAATGTGGCTCGCCattattttcaacaattggTGGCGGCGGTGGATTTTTGTCATAGTCGTGGCGTCTATCACCGTGATTTGAAACCGGAGAATCTTTTGTTGGATGAGAATGAGAATTTGAAAGTTTCGGATTTTGGGTTGAGTGCATTGACGGAATCTTGTTGGCAAGATGGGCTTTTACATACGACTTGTGGGACTCCGGCGTATGTGGCACCGGAGGTTATAAATAAGAAAGGGTATGATGGTGCTAAGGCGGATATTTGGTCTTGTGGGGTTATTCTTTATGTTCTTATGGCGGGGTTTCTACCTTTTCATGATCAGAATTTGATGGAAATGTATAAGAAGATTTGTAGAGGAGACTTTAAGTGTCCACAATGGTTACCACCAGAGGTTCGAAAGCTTCTTTCTCGGATCCTTGATCCGAACCCGAACCAACGAATCACGGTGGAGAAGCTGATGGATAACGTTTGGTTTAAGAAGGGGTTTAAAAAGATTGACACGCCGCCACTATCGCCAAACCCTAAAAAGTTCGATTTAGTAATCAGTGACGTCCAGGCAGCATTCGACTCGTCGTCATCGGTGTCTTCGTTCTCGGGCTGGGAGACCAGTTCTGAGGATGAATCAACAACGGTGACGCCAAATCCGATGAGTCCTATCAGGCCGAGCGTTTTCAATGCGTTCGATATCATATCCCTCTCCCAGGGTTTTGACCTGTCCGCTCTCTTTGAACAAGACCCTAACCAACGGAACCCTTCTCGGTTCACAACCCGAAAACCTGCTAACGACATTGTCTCGAAGTTCAAACAAATAGCCCGGAGTGAGAGTTTCAACATCCAAAATGGGGACGGAAAGGTACGACTACAAGGGATAAAAGAAGGACGAAAGGGACAACTTGGGATCGATGCCGAGATCTTCGAGATTACACCATCGTTTCATGTGGTGGAGCTGAACAAAACAGCCGGAGATACCTTGGAGTACAAGGAATTTTGTGACCAAGAATTGAAACCGTCATTGAAAGATATAGTTTGGACTTGGCAAGGGAATCATCAACAAAGCCAGCAATAG